In Methanobrevibacter wolinii SH, the genomic stretch TGCTAGTCTTATTATTGGTATTTTAGTTGGATTTAAAATTATTTAACTCTATTTTTTTATTTTTTTGGTTTGTTGAATTTATTTATTATAAAAATTTAAACAATAATTAATGTTTGAAAATCAATTTTAAGAAAATTTATTTAAAAGATTTTGAGGATTTCAACAAAGCCTATTTTTTATTAAATTTATTTTTTCTAGTTTAACCTATTTTTAGAATAAGTTTTTTATAAAAATTTAAACAGTATTTAGTATTTTAAAATTAAATTTAATAAGTTTATTCTAAAATCATGAGGATTAAATCAATTTCATTTTTATTAAAAATTAAAACAATATTTTATTGACTTAAAATTTATAAAGATATATATTTTTTTAATCTAAAATATTAAATTTTAAATAGGGATTATTTTTAATAAACTTATTTAAAGATTCTTTAAGTGATTTTATTTTTTAAAAATTTTATAAAACGTATATATTTTAATTAATATATCTACATTACAAATATCAATAAATATATTTTAATATTTAGGATTAATTTAATTAAAAATTTATTAAATTAAAGTAAATAAATTTAAATCAATATTATAATATTTAATGTAAATTTTAATATATTATAATAAATTATTATTAAAAAAATTAGTAAATCTATATTAATAAATTATATATGATATTTTATTTATAATATAAATTGATATTATTGAAAGATTATGATATTATTTAAATATTATTCTAAAAATCATATGATTTCGACAAAGTTATTAATTAAAGTGAGGGGGTTATTATGGGTATTAAAAATTATTTATTATCTAGAAGTAATAGTTTTCAATATTATAAAAATAATAATATTAAATTAAATAAGGATATTGATAATCTTAAAAAACAAATTGAAATTTGTAGAAAAAATAATAATTTACTTAACGAATCAATTAATGATGTTGTTTCAAGTGGTATAGAACGTTTTTGTCCTATATGTAATAAAAAAGTTCCTTTTTTTACAGTGATTAATGGTAGAAAACATGCATCATGTCCTAGTTGTCACTCTTTTGAAAGGACAAGACTTCTCTTTTATTATATTAAAAAATATTATAATGATATCTTTAATTTAAAAGAAAATAAAAAACTATTACATTTTGCTCCAGAAAAACAATTGTTTTCTATTTTTAGTAGATTAAATAATCTTGATTATTGGCCAGTAGATATTGATTCTAATAATAATATTAGAAAACAGGTAGATATGTGCGATATTCCTTTTGATGATGATTATTTTGATTTTATTATTTCTTGTCATGTTTTAGAACATATTCCTAATGATATAAAAGCTATGTCTGAATTGTATAGGGTTGTTAAATCAGATGGTGTGGTATTTTTAATGGTTCCATTATTTAGAGATTTAGATAAAACATTTGAAAATGAGGAGTATAATACTGATGAATTAAGAACTAAATATTTTGGTCAGAAGGATCATGTTCGTAAATATGCTATGGATTTTAAAGATAGGTTAGAATCAGTAGGTTTTAATGTTAGTACTTTTGGTCCAGAAGATATTGATAAGAATTTAGTTGTAAAATATGGTGTTTCAAATAAAAATGATATTGTTTTTATTTGTAAAAAATAGTTTATCTTTTATTTATTAAAAATTTTTTTTATTTAATCTTACTTTTTTAAATCATTAATTTTATAATATAAATTTATTTTTAATTAATTTATTGAAATTTTTAATCTATAAAAATAAAGATTTTTGAAATTAAATTTTAAATAAAATAGTTTAAGAAAATTAAATCTTTAAAATATTTTTAATAATAACTATTAAATTTTATAAAAAAAGTTGAAATCTATAAAAAATTTTTAAAAAAAAGAAAAAATTAGAAAAAATTAAATCTAGAAGTATCTTTCGATAATTCCTTCTAAGATTTTAGCATGACGTCCTTCGTCTTTAGAACTTTCTCTAAAGAAGTCAGCTGCATCTTCTAAGTTTGCTGCTTTAGCTTTTTCAGAAGCTTCTCTTTTTTCTACATTAGCTTTTTGTTCACCATCTAACATCATGTCAATGTTTTCTTTTAAGGTTGGTTTGATTACAGCGTTCATTTCAGCAAATCTTGCTGCATGTTCTGCTTCTTCCCATGCAAGTCTTTTGAAAACTTCAGCTAATTCGCCATAACCTTCTCTAGATGCTTGTCTAGACATTGCTAAGTACATACCTACTTCTGAAGTTTCTCCTTTAAAGTTTCCTGCTACGTCTTTTTCTACATCAGTACCTACAGTAGTACCAATTTTATGAATATATTTTACCATTATATTACCTCACATTTATATATGTACTTTATCTAACTTAAAGTTTTTTAAATTTTTAATTTCTTAATATGATTTTATATTGATAATTTATTTAGTATTTTAGTAAATTAGTTTATTAATTAAATAATGTTTCAATTGTATGGATTAAACATTATTCTTTATAAAATAGATTAAGAGATTAGGATAATCTCTTAATTAAATCTATAAATCAAGTTTTTTAGCTTCTTGAACTAATTTTCTACCTAATTCATAGCTGTCTATTTTTTCATCTTCAGTTGGGATATAGTAAATTTCATCAGTATCAACAACATCGAATCCACAACTGTTTAATTCATCTTTTAAGAATTCAACGGTTCCACCTTTACCTCCCATTGATCCAAAGGTAACTGCTGGTCTTTTGAATCCGGTTCTGTTAAAGTGTAAACCTTTTAAGTAGTACATTAAGTCTCCAAGACTTGGGTATGGTGCATCGTTAATTGTTGGTGCTCCAATTGCAACTGCTTTACTTGTTAATATACTTTTTACGATTTCACTTCTTTCATCTTCATGTAAGAAGAACATTTCTACATCGTAACCTTCTGCCATTGCACCTTCAGCAACTTCATGCGCCATGGTCTGGGTAGAGTAATGCATAGTATCATATACAATGGTTACTTTATCTTCAGCTGCTTTTCCAGTTGCCCAGTTACTATATGCATTAATAACTTTCATTGGGTCAGTCCATATTTGACCATGGGAAGGAGCAATCATTTTAATTTTATCAAGTAATCCAAGATCGATGATTTCATCGAATTTTTTAAGTACTAAATTTGAAAGTGGTGTGATTAAATTTGCATAGAATTTTTGTGCTCCATCCATAAGTACTTCTTCTGGAATGTCGGTATCAAATCTTTTTGAGTAGCATAAATGTTGACCAAATGCATCGTTAGGGAATAATATTCCATCTTCAACAAGTAATGTAAACATACTATCTGGCCAATGGAGTAAAAATGCATCTAAAAATGCTAAAGTTCTTCCACCAATTTCTAAACTGTCTCCAGTTCCAACGGTTTTGAAATCTGCTCCTTCTAATTTAGGGTAGTGTTTTAATAAACCTTTTACTGCAATTTCACTACAGTAAATAGGTGCTTCAGGGAATCTTTTATGTAAATCATATAAAACTCCACTGTGATCTTTTTCAACATGGTTTTGTACAATGACATCGACTTTTACATCTTTTCCTTCTTGTTCAAATGCATCGTCTATACGTGCCATAATTTCTTCAGTTTTACCTGGGTAAGCATTATCAATTACAACATTTTTGTCTTCACCAAATACAAGGTAAGCATTGTAAGTTGTTCCATCTAAGGTGTATCCGTGGTAAGTTCTAATATCCCAGTCGATTACACCAATCCAGTATACTCCGTCTGCAATTTTTTGAGCTTTAGCTTTCATAATATCACATTATTTAACTTTTAATCTTATGTTCGTACTAATTCGAACATTATTTATAAGTAGTTATACATATTATATAAATGTTTTTATTAATCTAGGTAAATTGAATTTTTTATTGAAAGTATTAAATTATTTATATATTTTAATAAAAATTTAAATAATTTTTAAAATAATAGATTAAATTTTAATATTATTATAAATTTAAACCATTATATTAATAAAAATTAAATTATTTAATTTAAGTTAAATTATCTTATAATATAGCTTAAATCTAATAATCCTTAATTATTTATTTTTTATAATTAATTGATTAAATAAATAAAAAGTTTAAGAAAAATAGTATTTTAATTTATTATTTTTAATTTTATCTTAAAATATTGTATATTGTATAAATTTATATAATATGATTAACATATATTGAATTAATTACAAACAATAAATATATTTTTTAATCATTTACTTTTTATCATTTGGAAAAACATGATAAAAAATTTTAGAGGTTGTAAAAATGATTAGCAATAATGTTGAGGGTAAAATATTAGACAAAACTAAACCAATACAAATTTTTTCTAAAAATGATGGTAGTGTTGGCGTTAATGTAGTAAAAAGTCCTGTTAAGCTTACAATTTTAGAAATGCTTAAAACTACTGATATGGAATTTGATGAAATTGTTGCTAATACTGGTAGATCTAAATCAACAATTTCTGTTCATCTTAAATCTTTACGTGAAAAAGGAGTTATTAATTATAGATTTAATCCTCAAGACAATCGTAAAAAGATTTTTTATATTAATTCTAAATTTTTAGGTGAAATTAAACCATCTATACCTAAAGAATTAGATGAAAGAAAAGCAAATTACTTATTAGATAATATTATTAATACTGGTGATGATTTTAATTTCTCATTATTATTATACCATACTTTAAGATCTACTTTAATTCAAGAAGGTTTTAATATAAATCCTATATTATATGAAACTGGATGTAATATTGGTAAAGCATTATTCTCTAAATTGTATGATGAAGATTTAAATAAATTTTTAGAAAATATTAAAAAATTTTGGGAAACAAAAGGTTTAGGTAAACTTAGTGTTGAAGTTGGAGATATAATTGTAGTCACTGCTGTTGACTGCTTTGAATGTGGTTTATTACCAAAAACAGGTAAACCTTCATGTTACTTAGATTCTGGTATTCTTGAATCTTTATTTACTTCTTATTTCAATACTGATGTTGATGTAACTGAAATTCAGTGTTATACTATGGGAGATGAATGTTGTAAATTTACAATTGAATCTTTAAATGATGAGTTTAACCTTTAAATTTTAATATTTTCTTTTTTATTTTTATATAATAGATTTCTTGTTTAATTAACTATTTTTTTAATTTATATAGTGGATTTTTTCTTTAATTAATTATTTTTTTAAAGAATTAACTTCTTATTAACTTTACTTGTTTTATAAAATCTTTAATTTATTTAAAAACTTAAGTTCTTATTAAATTTAGACTTTTGAAATTCTTAAAAAACTTTTTTAAATTTAATTTCAATTATAAATCTTGTTTATATTATTATAAAAAATAAATCAAAAGACTAATTTTATTCTTTTTTGCTAAAATTAATTCTTACTTATATTGATGATTTTAACAATATATTATTTTTTAAATTTAAATAATTAAAAAGTTTTTAATATTTTTCCTGATTTTTTCTTTAAATATTACTAAAAACACTTAATTAGAAAATGTATTTATATTAAGATATTCAAAATAAGATTGTGATATGGAAATAGTGTTCCATGGGAATAAGGAAGACTTCTTCCGACTAACTTTATTCATGGATACAATATCGCTAGTAATATAATATTTAAGTATTATATTTTGTTAAAATATTAAAAAAAATCAAAGGGAGATATTAAAAATATGTCTTATGTCGATGATGTAATTGCTAAGGTTACTAAAGAAAACCCTGGTGAACCTGAATTTCACCAAACTTTAAATGAAGTTTTAAACTCTTTAAGAGTTGTTGTTGAACAAAATGAAGAAGAATACAGGAGAGATGCTCTTTTAGAAAGATTAGCAAATCCTGAAAGACAAATTAAATTTAGAGTTCCATGGGTAGATGATAATGGACAAGTACAAGTAAATACTGGATATCGTGTACAATTTAATAGTGCTATTGGACCTTACAAAGGGGGTCTTCGTTTCCACCCTTCAGTAAATATTGGAATTATTAAATTTTTAGGTTTTGAACAAATCTTTAAAAACTCTTTAACTGGACTTCCAATTGGTGGAGGAAAAGGTGGATCTAATTTTGATCCTAAAGGAAAATCTGACCGTGAAGTAATGGCTTTCTGTCAAAGCTTTATGAATGAATTATATAGACATATTGGTCAAGATATTGATGTACCTGCAGGGGATATTGGTGTAGGTGCTCGTGAAGTTGGTTATCTTTATGGTCAATACAAAAGATTAACTGGTCAATATGAAGGAGTTTTAACTGGTAAAGGATTAAGTTTCGGTGGTTCATTAGCAAGAACTGAAGCTACTGGTTATGGATTATTATATTTCACTAATGAAATGTTAAAAGCTAATGGTGAATCCTTTGAAGGTAAAACTGTAACTGTTTCTGGTGCAGGAAATGTAGCTATTTATGCAATTGAAAAAGCATATGAATTAGGTGCTAAACCTGTAACTGCTTCTGATTCTACAGGTTGGGTATATGATCCTGAAGGAATTGACTTAGCATTACTTAAAGATGTTAAAGAAGTAAGAAGAGGAAGAATGTCTGATTATGCAGCAGAAAGATCTTCTGCAGAATACCATGAAGGTAGAGGAGTATGGCAAATTGAAGCAGATGTAGCTTTACCATGTGCAACTCAAAATGAATTAGGTATTGAAGATGCTAAACAATTAGTTGCAAACAATACTTTCGCTGTAGCTGAAGGTGCTAACATGCCTACTACTCTTGAAGCAACTAAATACTTACAAGATAATGGAGTATTATTTGGACCTGCAAAAGCAGCTAATGCTGGTGGGGTAGCTGTATCTGCACTTGAAATGAGTCAAAACTCTGAAAGATTATCTTGGACATTTGATGAAGTAGATACTATGTTAAAAAGAATCATGAAAGATATTTTCACTAAATTAGATACTACTTCAGCTAAATATGATGCAGAAAAAGATTACGTTCTTGGTGCTAATGTAGCAGGATTTGAACGTGTCGTTGATGCTATGCAAACTCAAGGTATTGTATAAATCTAAATTGAATTATGATTATTTCATAATTCTCTTTTTTTATTAATTTTAATTTGCTAAAACTATTTTTAAATTTTAAGTATTTTAATAAAATATAATTTTTTACTGTTTTTAATTAAAATAAGTTTAAAATGATAAATTTATTTATCATTATTATTATCAAATTTTACTATTGTAGTTGTAAGATATGGTTTATCTTTTGAAAATCCTTTAAGAATTTTCTCATTTTCACGTGTACAATTTTCAACAGATGTAATATCTTTTTTCCTTGGATCTTCATTTATTATTTCTTCAACTTCACTAGTGTTTCTTGAAGTTTTCATAATAACAAATGTGTCTCCTTTATCTATTAAATCATTTAATCTTTCATCAATTTTTGGAATAACAGTTAAAATTTGATTTTTCTCAACTAAAGGTTTACCAATACTTGCAGCACATGCAGTAAATGAGGTAATTCCTGGAATTATTTCAATTTCATATTTATCTTCGAGATTTTTTTGTACATATGTAAATGTTGAGAATATAGATGGATCACCTAATGTAACAAATGCAACATCATGTCCATTATTTAAATATTCAGCAAGTAAAAGTGAAGCTTGTTCCCAATTTCTTTTTAAACTTTTAACATCTTCTTTCATAGGAAATACCGGTTCTACTATCATTAATTTTTTATTTTCTCTTTTTTCAATAAGGGGTTCTACAATAGATAAAGCAATACTATGTTTATTTGGGGATGAACGTGGTGCAAAGATTACAGGAATTTTATCAATTATTTTTGCAGCTTTTAATGTTATAAGTTCAGTATCTCCAGGTCCTACACCAATTCCATATAATTTTCCTTTTTTAACCATTTTTTCACCTAATGAAAATATTAATATTAAAATTCACTTTTGAATCTATTATTTAGTAAATTAATAGATTATATTTAATTTTTATATATTATTCTTAAAGACTCTATAAATTCAAGTCTTTTCCTAAATATTATATTTTAAATTTTAATCTTTTTTAATCTTTCTTAATTTTTAGATTTTATTTATTATAAAATACTTTTCAAATACTATCATAATATTTAATATATTAATATTTCAAATATATTTATTATGACTGATTCTTTATTTTGTCCTAATTGTGGTATGTTAAAAGAAAATTGTGTTTGTGGTAAATATAAAAACTCAAATAAATCTAATTCTTTAGATGATTTTTCAAATAAAAAACCAAATAATACAGTTGATGATATTATACCTGATGTTTATTCTATAGAGAATCATAAACTTAATAATGATAGAATAAATCAATTAAAAAAAGAATACCCTAATATTGATAATGATATTATTGAAAATTTTCCATTTCCATCACCACGGACTGGACAATTAGATATTATTCAAAATATTGAAGATGCAATTTCTAAAGGATATAAATATATTGTATTAGAAGCAGGAACAGGTACTGGTAAATCTGCAGTTGCTACAACACTTGCAAATATTTATGGTTCTGCATATATTCTTACAATGACAAAACAATTACAACATCAGTATTCTAAAGAATTTGGTTTTCCTATAGTTAAAGGAAGATCTAATTTTTCTTGTTTAATGGGAGGTTCTGAATCTACTTGTGATATGGGTGTATGTAAAACTACAGTAAATTCTAAAAAATTTTTCTGTCCATTTTCAATTACAAAAGTTCCTAAATTAACTTCAACTCTTGCATTTGAAGATTCATTTGGAAATGATATTTATTATAATTCTGATAATCATTGTAATTATTGGGAACAAAAAGCAAATGCTATTAATTCACCAATAACCTTAATGAATTATGATTATGCAATTCTTGAGTTAAATTATGTTAAACATTTTGGTAGAAGGTCTCTTTTAATTCTTGATGAGGCTCATAATATTGAAAATAAATTGATGAATAGTTTAGAACTTACTTTATCTAATCAAAGACTTGAAAAAGATATTAAAAGAAAAATTTCTAAAGAGACTCTTAAAGATGGTAGTGTTGAAGATTGGATTCTAGAACTTGAATCACTTTATGAGTCCTATCAGGATGTAGATTTAAAAGATTTACCTATGAATAAAGTAGATAGAATTAGGAGAACTATTAGTAGAATTAAACTTTTAAGAGATCATCTTGAACATGAACCTAAGAATTGGGTTATTGATTCTAATGAGTATAGTGTATCTTTTAAACCATTAAGAGTTAATAAATATGTTAAAGATAATCTTCTTAAATATGGGGATATATGTATATTTATGAGTGCAACTATTTTGTCTCATAAAATGTTTTCAAAATGGTTAGGATTAAATCCAGATGAAGTTTATTATATTAAAGTGGATAGTCCATTTCCTCCTGAAAAAAGACCTATAATCCTTGATTTAGTAGGTAAAATGTCTAAAAATAGAATTAAAAAAACAGCACCTAAAACTATACCTATTATTAATAAGATTTTAAGAAAACATAATGATGAAAAAGGATTAATACATTCTCATAGTTATAAATGTTCTAGATTCATTACTCAAAATATTCCTAATGCAAGATTAATTTCACATACATCTGCAAATAGACAGAGAGTTCTTGATTACTTTGAAAAGGATTCAGATCCACTAGTTCTTGTATCTCCATCTATGAGTGAAGGTGTTGATTTACCTTATGATAAATGTCGTTTTCAAATAATTTATAAAGTACCATTTCCTTATCTTGGAGATAAACAAATCAACTTAAGGCAAAAAAGAGATAAACGTTG encodes the following:
- a CDS encoding class I SAM-dependent methyltransferase — protein: MGIKNYLLSRSNSFQYYKNNNIKLNKDIDNLKKQIEICRKNNNLLNESINDVVSSGIERFCPICNKKVPFFTVINGRKHASCPSCHSFERTRLLFYYIKKYYNDIFNLKENKKLLHFAPEKQLFSIFSRLNNLDYWPVDIDSNNNIRKQVDMCDIPFDDDYFDFIISCHVLEHIPNDIKAMSELYRVVKSDGVVFLMVPLFRDLDKTFENEEYNTDELRTKYFGQKDHVRKYAMDFKDRLESVGFNVSTFGPEDIDKNLVVKYGVSNKNDIVFICKK
- a CDS encoding ferritin-like domain-containing protein, translated to MVKYIHKIGTTVGTDVEKDVAGNFKGETSEVGMYLAMSRQASREGYGELAEVFKRLAWEEAEHAARFAEMNAVIKPTLKENIDMMLDGEQKANVEKREASEKAKAANLEDAADFFRESSKDEGRHAKILEGIIERYF
- a CDS encoding FprA family A-type flavoprotein gives rise to the protein MKAKAQKIADGVYWIGVIDWDIRTYHGYTLDGTTYNAYLVFGEDKNVVIDNAYPGKTEEIMARIDDAFEQEGKDVKVDVIVQNHVEKDHSGVLYDLHKRFPEAPIYCSEIAVKGLLKHYPKLEGADFKTVGTGDSLEIGGRTLAFLDAFLLHWPDSMFTLLVEDGILFPNDAFGQHLCYSKRFDTDIPEEVLMDGAQKFYANLITPLSNLVLKKFDEIIDLGLLDKIKMIAPSHGQIWTDPMKVINAYSNWATGKAAEDKVTIVYDTMHYSTQTMAHEVAEGAMAEGYDVEMFFLHEDERSEIVKSILTSKAVAIGAPTINDAPYPSLGDLMYYLKGLHFNRTGFKRPAVTFGSMGGKGGTVEFLKDELNSCGFDVVDTDEIYYIPTEDEKIDSYELGRKLVQEAKKLDL
- a CDS encoding V4R domain-containing protein, with amino-acid sequence MISNNVEGKILDKTKPIQIFSKNDGSVGVNVVKSPVKLTILEMLKTTDMEFDEIVANTGRSKSTISVHLKSLREKGVINYRFNPQDNRKKIFYINSKFLGEIKPSIPKELDERKANYLLDNIINTGDDFNFSLLLYHTLRSTLIQEGFNINPILYETGCNIGKALFSKLYDEDLNKFLENIKKFWETKGLGKLSVEVGDIIVVTAVDCFECGLLPKTGKPSCYLDSGILESLFTSYFNTDVDVTEIQCYTMGDECCKFTIESLNDEFNL
- the gdhA gene encoding NADP-specific glutamate dehydrogenase — translated: MSYVDDVIAKVTKENPGEPEFHQTLNEVLNSLRVVVEQNEEEYRRDALLERLANPERQIKFRVPWVDDNGQVQVNTGYRVQFNSAIGPYKGGLRFHPSVNIGIIKFLGFEQIFKNSLTGLPIGGGKGGSNFDPKGKSDREVMAFCQSFMNELYRHIGQDIDVPAGDIGVGAREVGYLYGQYKRLTGQYEGVLTGKGLSFGGSLARTEATGYGLLYFTNEMLKANGESFEGKTVTVSGAGNVAIYAIEKAYELGAKPVTASDSTGWVYDPEGIDLALLKDVKEVRRGRMSDYAAERSSAEYHEGRGVWQIEADVALPCATQNELGIEDAKQLVANNTFAVAEGANMPTTLEATKYLQDNGVLFGPAKAANAGGVAVSALEMSQNSERLSWTFDEVDTMLKRIMKDIFTKLDTTSAKYDAEKDYVLGANVAGFERVVDAMQTQGIV
- the cobI gene encoding precorrin-2 C(20)-methyltransferase, whose protein sequence is MVKKGKLYGIGVGPGDTELITLKAAKIIDKIPVIFAPRSSPNKHSIALSIVEPLIEKRENKKLMIVEPVFPMKEDVKSLKRNWEQASLLLAEYLNNGHDVAFVTLGDPSIFSTFTYVQKNLEDKYEIEIIPGITSFTACAASIGKPLVEKNQILTVIPKIDERLNDLIDKGDTFVIMKTSRNTSEVEEIINEDPRKKDITSVENCTRENEKILKGFSKDKPYLTTTIVKFDNNNDK
- a CDS encoding helicase C-terminal domain-containing protein, coding for MTDSLFCPNCGMLKENCVCGKYKNSNKSNSLDDFSNKKPNNTVDDIIPDVYSIENHKLNNDRINQLKKEYPNIDNDIIENFPFPSPRTGQLDIIQNIEDAISKGYKYIVLEAGTGTGKSAVATTLANIYGSAYILTMTKQLQHQYSKEFGFPIVKGRSNFSCLMGGSESTCDMGVCKTTVNSKKFFCPFSITKVPKLTSTLAFEDSFGNDIYYNSDNHCNYWEQKANAINSPITLMNYDYAILELNYVKHFGRRSLLILDEAHNIENKLMNSLELTLSNQRLEKDIKRKISKETLKDGSVEDWILELESLYESYQDVDLKDLPMNKVDRIRRTISRIKLLRDHLEHEPKNWVIDSNEYSVSFKPLRVNKYVKDNLLKYGDICIFMSATILSHKMFSKWLGLNPDEVYYIKVDSPFPPEKRPIILDLVGKMSKNRIKKTAPKTIPIINKILRKHNDEKGLIHSHSYKCSRFITQNIPNARLISHTSANRQRVLDYFEKDSDPLVLVSPSMSEGVDLPYDKCRFQIIYKVPFPYLGDKQINLRQKRDKRWYAYKTVMTIMQAYGRGMRAEDDYCTTYVLDKDILMLFKSPLYRSLIPDFFKEAIVENDYIKFN